The following are from one region of the Ignavibacteriota bacterium genome:
- a CDS encoding T9SS type A sorting domain-containing protein gives MFKQRKWFYSNDMISFSFKYILLIILFVNNNGITQTLWQKYPQNPVLGNGAQGFWDDSGVYAPSVVFVNTVYKMFYAGYNGFNYQVGLATSTDKLNWTRHFSLPVLEYGSPGSWDARYVTQPSVLFINGIYKMWYTGSAADLLPFFKIGYAISSNGTNWDKYDFNPVLSASTIGNWDPEGISSPSVIYKDGIYYMWFTGHKNISSAIGLATSSNGINWDWYQGNPVLEGDINSWDKNVANCEVLEIGGNFLMWFSGKDGSTSRIGFANSEDGVNWEKYQGNPVLENGPGFWEQFSVDEPDILYIEGEYLYMWYSGFDNPNHSQIGFANQLTIGVEQEGFLLNEFNLFQNYPNPFNPNTVISYQLPVISNVTLKVYDLLGREIVTLVNEEKPAGTYEVEFNSHSGLSGIRDLPSGIYFYQLKTGNYIETKKMLMIK, from the coding sequence TTGTTCAAACAAAGAAAATGGTTTTACTCAAATGATATGATCAGTTTCAGCTTCAAATACATTCTGCTAATCATATTATTTGTAAATAATAATGGTATTACACAAACCCTTTGGCAGAAATATCCTCAAAATCCTGTGCTTGGAAATGGAGCACAAGGTTTTTGGGATGATAGTGGTGTTTATGCCCCTTCAGTCGTTTTTGTTAACACAGTTTATAAAATGTTTTATGCAGGTTACAATGGTTTCAACTATCAAGTAGGTCTGGCTACTTCCACAGATAAGTTAAATTGGACCAGACATTTTTCTCTCCCGGTTCTTGAATATGGATCACCCGGAAGTTGGGATGCACGTTATGTAACTCAACCATCTGTATTGTTTATTAATGGCATCTATAAAATGTGGTATACAGGTTCTGCAGCTGATTTGCTTCCATTTTTCAAGATAGGTTATGCTATTTCTTCAAACGGAACTAACTGGGATAAATACGACTTCAATCCTGTTCTTTCGGCAAGCACTATTGGTAACTGGGACCCCGAAGGAATATCGAGTCCCTCCGTTATTTATAAAGATGGAATATATTATATGTGGTTCACTGGTCATAAAAATATCAGTTCAGCCATCGGTCTAGCAACATCTTCAAATGGAATAAATTGGGACTGGTACCAGGGAAATCCTGTACTGGAAGGCGATATTAATTCGTGGGATAAAAATGTTGCAAATTGCGAAGTACTCGAAATCGGTGGAAATTTTTTAATGTGGTTTTCCGGAAAAGATGGCAGCACTTCCAGGATTGGATTTGCAAATTCTGAAGACGGTGTTAACTGGGAAAAGTATCAAGGTAATCCAGTACTCGAAAATGGTCCGGGTTTCTGGGAACAGTTTTCAGTCGATGAGCCTGATATACTTTATATTGAAGGAGAATACTTGTATATGTGGTATTCAGGATTTGATAATCCGAATCATTCGCAGATTGGTTTTGCAAATCAACTTACAATTGGTGTTGAACAGGAAGGATTTCTATTAAATGAGTTTAATTTATTTCAGAACTATCCCAATCCTTTCAATCCAAATACAGTAATCAGTTATCAGTTACCAGTGATCAGTAATGTTACATTAAAAGTTTATGATCTTCTTGGAAGAGAAATTGTAACTCTTGTTAACGAAGAAAAACCTGCGGGCACTTACGAAGTTGAGTTCAACAGTCATTCCGGCTTGTCCGGAATCAGAGATTTGCCAAGCGGAATATATTTCTATCAATTAAAGACTGGAAATTATATCGAAACTAAAAAAATGTTGATGATTAAATGA
- a CDS encoding T9SS type A sorting domain-containing protein, producing MKNILLLYLIYFSVAYSQYIPTYVESSSGLNNPFLEGGRTEVELADMNNDGNLDIISVGDHGSPYINTAEHGVMIWFGNGSGTNWSVVQIGNFGYGGVAIGDVNNDGKLDVGYGIHHNYSGEDLGDQILEVALGNGFGTDWTAWDNGLATNGESWGMFCTDFADVDCDGDLDIGSNAFGCCAGVHIYLNNANGSWTQSFGFTGGNSSMDFVFGDVNNDGYPDFATSHQNGTVYINDHTGNFTVARAGYSDGPDLGDIDNDGTDELSIVNNNGGVEVWKWSEGNNWTSISNGLPVSGGYEATQIYDMNSDGFGEVAAFGTGLITIWLGDGTGSWIQAAQFNLPSPGYFKAFRIDGDADHNGYADIVLVDEEGTWINYQNHLRFFKESSPADSITIRPVYPFTNKKINVQSVQTIKWISEVPSGVSSLVKLELSTNDINGPWNTIAVDLPNNGHYQWIIPESAASTDTCRIRYTVYTSTDTISSINPEGFFIIGQLVISDEQNKIPEEFILYQNYPNPFNPSTVISYQLPVASIVTLKVYDILGNEIATLVNGEKPAGNYEVEFNSHSGLSGIRDLPSGIYFYQLLVSAGRSPDGKAGSFVQTKKMVLMR from the coding sequence ATGAAAAATATTTTACTCTTATATTTAATTTATTTTTCGGTTGCTTACTCACAATACATTCCAACTTATGTCGAATCGTCAAGTGGATTGAATAATCCATTTCTTGAGGGTGGAAGAACAGAAGTCGAACTTGCCGATATGAACAACGATGGCAATCTGGATATAATTTCTGTTGGTGATCACGGTTCGCCATATATTAATACTGCCGAACACGGAGTGATGATCTGGTTTGGAAATGGATCAGGTACCAACTGGTCGGTTGTTCAGATTGGAAATTTCGGATATGGCGGAGTTGCAATCGGCGATGTCAACAACGATGGAAAACTCGATGTTGGCTATGGAATTCATCATAATTATTCTGGTGAAGATCTTGGTGATCAGATACTCGAAGTTGCACTCGGAAATGGATTCGGAACAGACTGGACTGCCTGGGATAATGGACTTGCAACTAACGGAGAAAGCTGGGGAATGTTCTGTACTGATTTTGCTGATGTTGACTGCGATGGTGATCTTGATATCGGTTCAAATGCATTCGGTTGTTGTGCTGGTGTTCATATTTATTTGAATAACGCAAATGGAAGTTGGACTCAGTCATTTGGATTCACAGGTGGAAATTCTTCTATGGATTTTGTTTTTGGTGATGTTAATAACGATGGTTATCCTGATTTCGCAACTTCTCATCAGAATGGTACTGTTTACATCAATGATCATACAGGAAATTTTACAGTGGCACGTGCTGGTTACAGCGATGGACCTGATCTTGGTGATATTGATAACGATGGAACCGATGAACTTTCAATCGTAAATAATAACGGTGGTGTTGAAGTATGGAAATGGAGCGAAGGAAATAACTGGACTTCAATATCTAATGGGTTGCCTGTTTCAGGTGGATATGAAGCAACTCAGATTTATGATATGAATTCAGATGGTTTTGGTGAAGTTGCAGCTTTTGGAACCGGATTAATAACAATATGGCTTGGTGATGGTACAGGCAGCTGGATACAGGCTGCACAATTTAATTTACCATCACCTGGATATTTTAAAGCATTCAGAATTGACGGCGATGCTGATCATAATGGTTATGCTGATATTGTTCTGGTTGATGAAGAGGGAACCTGGATTAATTATCAAAATCATCTTCGGTTTTTCAAAGAGAGTTCACCCGCTGACAGTATCACAATCAGACCTGTTTATCCTTTCACAAATAAAAAAATAAATGTTCAAAGTGTTCAGACAATAAAATGGATTAGCGAAGTTCCATCTGGAGTTTCATCTCTCGTAAAACTTGAATTATCAACAAATGATATAAATGGTCCCTGGAATACTATTGCCGTCGATCTTCCAAACAATGGTCACTATCAGTGGATCATTCCGGAATCAGCAGCATCAACTGATACTTGCAGGATCCGATATACAGTTTATACCAGCACTGATACTATTTCCTCAATCAATCCTGAAGGATTTTTCATTATTGGTCAACTAGTAATATCAGACGAACAAAATAAAATTCCGGAAGAATTTATTCTTTATCAAAATTATCCTAATCCGTTTAATCCAAGTACAGTAATCAGTTATCAGTTGCCAGTAGCCAGTATTGTAACATTAAAAGTTTATGATATACTTGGTAATGAAATTGCAACTTTGGTAAACGGAGAAAAACCCGCCGGCAATTATGAAGTTGAATTTAACAGTCATTCCGGCTTGTCCGGAATCAGAGATTTACCAAGCGGAATTTATTTCTATCAGTTATTAGTCTCGGCTGGCCGAAGCCCAGACGGAAAAGCTGGCTCATTTGTTCAAACTAAAAAAATGGTTCTCATGAGATAA